CAAGTGAAAGCCAGCAAAACCATGAATCAGCATTTCCTTAGCAACTTGCCCCAGCAACCTCTGCGTTTGAGGACCATCCATTGTATTTGTAGCCTAAAAAATTATTCCAATCCTTATTTTCTAAACGGAATCGATATCAGTCAAAGCAATGACAGATCAACATGTATTAACATTCAGCAAATATTAACACCACTAACTCATTATGTGCAGAGGCAAATAATGACAAGATAATTCATCATGCATTCCTGAAGCTTGACGGCTGAAACAATGCATGATAATGACAATCTTAACACTTCCAAGCCATTCAAAATAATCATttgttgaaataataaaattaatatattcCAGAGTGATCAAATTGTGATAAGATCAAGTCATTCCATTTCTTAACCTGTTTTTATGTCACAGTGAAAAGGATGTtgcctttgaaatttgtttctacccATCCTAAACAATCAACAAAAATCTGGTACCTCATATAAAAAAAAGTAGTGCTATAAATGGAGAATTGAAAGATTTGAGGTAATGTGTTTTGTTACAGACTGCATATGACGTAAGGAGTAATTTTTGCCTACCCTAATtgtaagtgcaatcaatttatACGTACACAATTTCCAAGTGAATCTACCAAAtgatttcacaaaatttgcttGAATAAGAAGAGTCTTCAAGTAGCTCCAAACCTGAGCTGGACCACAGATAAAGTAGGCAATTGTGCCATGATTCATTGATTCTTCACCATGTAAGAATGCATTGCAAAAGCAAATATCTAATTTATTTTACATGATAAGTAAAATTGATAAAGAAGGTCCAAGTGAGTCAACATGGTCTTAAAACAACTGAAATTCTGCCTAACTGATAAATTCTTTAAATCTTCCCCTTTCTACATAACAGTACAAATTTTGAGACAGTAACTTACAATCAGCGACTTCACCTCCCTGCACCATGACAGGACGGGAGAGGCAATCTTGGAATATGGTAAATCTGATTCAGAATATCACAAAACAATCTTAAAGCAATGCAGAGAATCAAATTAAAATTCCAcatcaaatgcaattaaaaacGTTAAATGTGATCAGAAATGAACCTAGTTTACGACGATTGTCTTCTTCATCAGAAGTGTTGTATTGGGAGTTTGTGGCACAAACTAAGGAAGGAATCCCCTataacattcaaaaaaaaaaaaaaaatttagacaattttctCACAACCAAGGCTAAAAGTTTCTCCTCAAGAATTCTGGTGGTTGAATTCAATCACCAAGAAAACCAAACACCAGTATAAAACTATAATAATTTAGCAAGATCTTCACTAAAGGAACTTACAATTAAAGATTCAGAATTTCCAAGCTCCGAACATGATGGAACGGCTGAAGATAAAAGATTTgctatatattataaaaaagaAGAGCAAAAACGCAGAGAATCAGATATCATCCACATCAAATTATTAAAAGTGTAAAATTGATCGATAATGAACCTCCTTGACCGGCGCCAGTGCAACACTGAGCGGACTCTCCGGCTTCAGAATCAACTGGGGGAACTTCCTCAAGGGTCACCATTTCACCGATTCAACCAAATTATCATAACCCTAGGTATGCTTTTCTCAAAGTTGGAAACGAGAGTCTCTGGGGAGAATTGCCAGGGTTTTAGGAATTTGTCTATTTGTTGGTTATACTTGATATGCAGTAATAATTGCCCCCGAAAGATAACCGCTATCAGGCATGTGCCGGAATTGAATACTGAAAACTTATtgggggataatttcagaaacctacctcgaggtttctaataatttaaATTAAGCTTCCCTAAGGTTTGAAACATTACACTTATGTCCcttaatttgatagttttagtaacaaaatcttaaaataatattgatttggacaattttttaaatgaatacccaacAATGCTCTTTTggaatgagttttaatttatttttctatacaattataagattatttagtataattataaggaaaaggtgccaaaattttcatgtccatatttactatttgataaacaactataataataataattttattactatgatatgatatttttgatgatattttattatggatttagatttataagatagaaaagaaaattttgaaataattcatttagaatttataaatttttggaatagtgggattatcataatttagtagtacttttgggccattttattttttgatttattgttaattttaatacaaaaaaaattggaaacaaagatcagcaaaaatattggattacatataaaattaactcgTTAAAAAAATCGCTAGTTCCACATTTGATTATAATAGAAATCTAAAGGCAATAGTGATAGTTTTACAGTTTTattggtgaaaattttttaaaaaagcaataagaaggaaaaagaatgaaaaaataattttaaaactcattctaagtataagcataccaaataaaagaatttcattaaaatatttaagggtaaaattatcattttaaatgataaggaaggtatgtgtaattttttaaatctcagGAGAGTTCAGTAAaattgtcagaaatctcagggaaggtttctgaaattatcatTACTATTAGTGATCAATTGAGGTATAGGTATCttaagggaaaatcgtccaaaacgtccctcacattttgtaaaataacttttttcgtcccttacttttaaaaatgtaattttatatctcttacatattcacatcggtcaaatttagtccctaactaggtttccgatcattttttggccggaatccatcatgtgcaaggcacgtgatcattttttaagggtaaatttgtcaaattttgttttacataatctgatctatagtcctccacattttataaaataaattttttcatccctcacattttataaaatgatttttttcatccctcacatttcacaaaatgaatttctccattcctcacatttcaaaaaatgaatttttcatttctcactaattatgtgtttgaatacattttttttaaacacatgtatatgtctatttgattttgtttaataataatagcataaaCACATGTAATTGGACCtaacttgtgggctatcttctctttttgtatgattatgactAACATTTACCAATAGaatcttaatttgcatattattattgtattttgaccgaaaataatttcattggccaacttgacaatgaatgcaagattttttactagctaatactagatgaaatcaaatgatcacgtataattatattgttaagtgaaataaaaaagacacatacatatatttatgctattcgtattattaagcaaaatcaaatagacatatacatgtgtttaaacaaaatgtattcacacacatggtttttttttagggtttcccttacacacataattagtaagggatggaaatattcattttctgaaatgtgagggatggagaaattcattttgtgaaatgtgagggatgaaaaaatcattttataaaatgtaagggacgaaaaaatttgttttataaaatgtggaggactatatattagattatgtaaaatataatttgacaaatttacccttcaaaaataatcatgtgccttgcacatgatggattcctgccaaaaaatgattggaaacctagttagggactaaatttgaccgatgtgaatatgtaagggacataaaattacacttttaaaagtgaaggacgaaaaaagtcatttcataaaatgtgagggacgtatTGGACGATTTTCCCGTATCTTAAtatgaaaatttgtcaaattggtctctaatattttataaaaaatgaaagcaTTTTTTATCTCTAATAtttaaaatcagccaaaatAGTCCCTAATATATAAATTATGAGCCAGTTTGGTCCTAATGCTCATATTTGCTCATTtctcaaactaaaaataatacaCCTCTCTCACGTGAGCATAATTTCGAGCGCAAATGCAGAAAACGCAATTTTGTCAGGAAGCTGGAAGGGCGTTTGCAAACTTAGGTCTAGGCTAGACATTGATTGTAGCAGGATATTTGGAGCTATCGTGTATGATGGGAGCTTCAAGCATAAGTTAAGGTTTTTGAAAGCTATATATCGATATCTTTACAGCTTTATTCGGATCAAAACATAACCTATATCTCTATAAAATGTTGGTTGGGGAAAAATTTTTCCACTGATTTTAGTAGGTGGATACGATCTATTGCCTTATTAGGTGCACAGAGACTACCGCTCCAATTCTAGAATGAGTACGACAAACATTGGTCAGTTGACCATTTTCCTCTGCCTGTCGAGATGATTTTTGAAGCAGCTTCATTGACACATTTGGTGTTGGTGAATTGTCTTCTGCAACGAAGTTTCAGAGGCCAGTTTAACTCTCTTCAGTTTCTGACTTTGATAAATTTTCGCTTGGATAATGAAGAATTCCCcagcattttatcttcttgtctGAACCTTCAGTTGTTGGCGCTGTCATACTGTAATTAGGTATCTCGCAttgtttgttgaattttgtgtaGTCGTGACACAGATATTCCAAAATAGTGAGTTTTTCTCTCTGTGTTTCATTCCAATCAGTTAAGCAGATTTGAGAACCTAAAATAACAACTCCAGAGTAACATAATGAACCGTTTGTCCTGTTGCATGGCAAGTGACGATAAACCTTGCATTTTTGAACAGCTACTGGAAACCTCTGCTGTTTAATCCTTATCAGTATATGACAAATCCAAGAAATTCCAGGGATTATCGTTTTCCTTGAATAATATACTTGTGGCTTATTTCACAACATTGCCGGCTAAATAGTAAGTGCAAATGACCCAAAAAGAGCTGTTCTACCTACTAGATTGGAACTACCAGTGGACAACTGGTAGCCGGATGATCAATATATGCATGCATTGAAAGCTGgctttaaagaaaaagtacttcaagaaccctaattctGATTCTCCAATTCACATACTCCTCTTCATCCAACAAAGTTCCAGTTGGAGGATTAAATGGATAAATGGTGAGGTATTACAAACAATGGGGACAGacgcaaaaataaaaattaaaattaaaaaagaatacGAACAAATGtggatcttttctttttcttgtagaAGAGTCGAGAATACAAACAGTTCTACGAAGCATTTGCTGTTCTAAGGACATCCTCTATACATTTCTCAACACCACTGGGATTATCATTGCAGAGTTTGCCCACAACAGAAAGGCAAATGCACTCATTCAGGGTATACCCCATCTTCAGCATACTACCTAAAACAAATAAGGCATCACCCCACTTATCTGCTTCAGAAAGACAGTGAATCAGTCTCTCAAAAGTTTCCTGCCGTGGTCTGCGCCGACTCTCTAGCATATTGCTCAGCCACTCCATCCCCTCAGCAAGAAAGCCTTGCTCAACCAGTCCAACAATGATTGAATCATGACTACAGACAGCAGGTAACACACCCCTTTCTTGCATATCTTTCCAGAGTACTGTACCTTCCTCAACATGCCCCATCTCACAAAGTTTTTCAATTAGCACTGTATACGAGGCAGTTGATGGTTGCAAACCCCTATTTATAAGATCATGTAAAAGCTTTGTTCCCATAGCTATATTACCTTCCTGGCAGAAGCCCTGAATCAGAGAGTTGAATGTGATGACATCACAGGCAACATTTCTCTCAGCCATTTGTTGGAACAAGTCATGAGCTGCTTCTACTTTCCCATTCAAGCAAAGGCCCTTAATCATGGTGTTGTAACTCACAGTGGTCTCACCATAACCAATTTCGCACATTTCCTTAGAAAGCCTCTCAGCTTCTGCTAGATTACCAATcttaaaatacccataaatgAGAGCATTGTATGTATACTCATTAGGAATCATACCCTTTTGTATCATTTCAAACCACAACCTCCGAGCATCTCCTAGCCATTTCATTTTGCAAAGGCCATGAATCATTGTGGTGTACATTACCCGATCTGGAGCATATCCTCTATCCTTGAGATCATTAAAAACTCGAAAACCCTCATGTTTCATATTTCTCTTGCATAGCCCATTGATAACTTCCTGATAAGTAAATATACCTGGGGGCTGATTCATCGCAATCATAATGTGCAGTACATCTGACATTCTTGAATAATTCCCACTCTTACTGAATACACGTATCAATTGATTAGAAACGACACTAGAAGGAAAATGACCACCGTTCACAACTTGGCGAAGAAGTTCATAACCCTTCCAAACATTATCATCCATGCAAAAAGCATCAATCAAGTATCCAGTAGTATCCACATCTGCGATAACACCACTTTCGATCATATtcccataaactttccaaacaatATCAGCCCTTCTTGCCTGAAGTGCACCCGACAACGCTGAATTCCATGTCTTCAATGTGGGGCAGTAGTTTACCcacttcaaataatcaaatacctCAAGAGCATCCTCAATCAATCCATTTTCACAAAGGCACTCTGCAAAACGCTCCAGGTCATTGGGCTCCGGCATAAATCTCATAAAACCAAGgaaattttgtgcaattttagCAGCCTTGGCCTCCACAAGTCCATTAAAAATCACAGTACACAAGACAGAATCTGGCAAGAACCCATGTTGAGAACTAATCCAATAGTAAAATCGGAGAGACAGAAATACATTATTTTGGTGCTTCAAGACCTCATTGTAGAAGCTGGGATCAACAAAATTCACAGTTGGAAATTCTGAAAGAATGGTTTCCTCCCATCGGGGTCGGCTGCGGATAATCTTGGATACCGCTTTGGCTATCTCAGTAAAACCCTGCGGTTTAAAGTCATGAATTTTAACCACATTTGCATCTGAATTTTGCACGAATTCTCCATTCCCAGCACTGCTTTTACTGGTATTACTATTGTTTCGGTTTCGGATTTGACTATTAGGGTTTTGGAAATGGGTATTCGGGGTCCGGCGGATGCAGAGATTAGTGAAAAATGAAGGAGGCCTTCCCATTCAAATGCTACTAATTCTTCATATACACATTGAAGGGTGTCGTAAATAGCTAAtagtaaaatttcagctcaatgaAAGCTCAATGAAATAGGTATCTGGAAAAACAATCATTGATAAAATAAAGAGTACACAAGATTGAAGAAAGCAATAGTAGCTTCAATTtctcccccaaaaaaaaaagaggaacttTGAAACTTACATCTCTGGAGTTGATAAATATTGAGCAGGTGGGGAAAATCGTAAAAACCCAGTTCTGAAATTTAAACGACGACTGAATAATAAGGCTATATGGAGAAGCAGTTAATCCGCTGGCTACGGGGGAGCTCTTCACAGCTGGCTACGGAGGAGTTGGAGACTTGAAATTGAAAGAGAAGATGCAGCCTGCAGGGGGCCAAAGGGCTGAGAGAAGTTATAATGCTAGATGGTGCCCTTAAAGTTTTGTCTATTTAGCAATTAGCACCTATGTTTTAAGTCTTTGGGCAATTGGTTCATGTTTAACTTTAATATGCCCCTAATTTCTCAATGAAATGATTAgagaaaattttgacaaaaaaaaatgattagagAAAAAATGAATTGATTTCTGTTTGttctatttgttaaaaaaaagttattctatttacatctcatacaaataaacatataatttagAAAAAGTTGCATTTTGGCACCAAATATTTGGAACAGCTGGTtttagcctctaaaatttgaatgaaagCAAATGTAGTACCAAATGTTTAAATCTCTTAGTATATTTAGCCCAATTAACCGATTTTAACAAATTGTTATCAGAATCTGTCCATGCGAGTAGCATGTCCGAACAACTAATGTTtgaaaaaactagaaaaaaaaatgaaaaaaatgttcGTAGCCATGATCTGTAATTAAATAATGctatttttttaatcttttcaaaatttagctGCTAGCATGTGCTAATCATGTGACCGAATTTCGATAACAATGTATCAAAACTAATCAATTGGACTAAATGTGTTAAAAAATTAGAAGCaatatatatttttcatttttttctaattttttataataattagCTACTAGCACATGCTATTCACGTGATTATAATCTGGTAATAATTTGCCAAAACTAGTTAATCGGACTAAATTTACTTACAGATAAAAATATTTGATGCTAAATTTGTTTTTGTCTAAACTTTAGGAACTAGAACCGTGATAACTCAAACATTTGATACTGAAATTGCAATTTTCTCTATAGAATATGTTAATTATTTACATAAATTATTTCAATAGTTATAATATATGAATTAAAATTAATCCAACAGTGTAGGGGACCATTTTCTCAATTTGTACGTCTCAATAATATTACTTATTTACACTTTAAACTACTCAAATGATTATAACATTTTTTGCAAAGAGAACTATTTTCTCAATTTGTACCTCCCAATAATATtagttatttatattttaaaatattcaaatgattATAATCTAAGGGtcaaaattaattatttcattgTCTAATAGTGAatttaactcaagatataaaactgagaaaagaaagaaaaatttcccTTAAATAtgtaaagaatgaaaaaaaaatttggatccCAGTTTTGGATAAAGAATTTCCCTTAAATATATAATGAATTTCTGTTTTTGCTGCTATTAAATCGTCACTGTCACGAGTTCCCAGACGGACCCGCACCGCACAAAATCCACCTCAGCACCTTTCTTGCAGCTAGCTACGCACACTACTCATTACtcaataaaaaaagaaagaaaactaaattgAGCTGACTAAAAGGAAATTAAATGATGTTCTACCGTTTCAATCAATTCTGATTTAAGGGCTGTCGAGATTTACTCATTTAATTTGGTTTTAGCTCGGGAGTTGAATGTAAATTTGGATTTGGAGAAGGCCCTCTTAAGTTTGCGCCCAGTTTTGGATTTTCTTCATGTTTCCTCTTCGGCGTTTCAATGCATGCGGTTCCTGAGTGATAAGCACTGTAGTTTTAGCTCCAGAAGACCGATTTCATCATATTGCCTGTTATCCAGATATGCTAAGGTAAAACCTTTATCACAGTCcctttttttcataaaaaaaattcttgaattCTTTACCCATCTATTATGGGTATCCGGttcttttctgattttgagttAATTggttaatgattttttttttcaaagaaaaaaatactTTCCTGGTGACAATTTCTTTATGGGCTTTTGGTGCGATGGGATTGGGCAATTGTAGTAGTTTGTTTGATTTGAGCTCTGTGGTGCTTTTCTAATTGTCAAGTTGAACTGGGATTTGGCTGCTGCATCTCACTAAGGAAAAACTGCTGCTTTTGTGAATTGGTTGTAGGAGCTTAGCTGAAATGATGAGTGTAAAATGTATATTTTATCGGCAATGAATTATCGGTGTTTGCAATATTTTGTGATTATGTATAGGTGCAATTTGAGTGTTTTATGGTTCTCCGTTAATATCTGAAGAAGTGAATGCCCCAACATATCCATATgagcagagaaaaaaaaaaggttccttAAGCTTTTGGAGCTTGCTACGTGAGTGATTTTGTGCCAAGAAAGTGGATAGGTTTAATTGGATGTGTGAGTTGGATTCTGGACCCTATTGGATTATTTACATGACTATACTTAATGAAAGTTTGCAGATCTCTTGATAGAGGTTATCTTGCTGAACTTTCCTCAAGAATCTCATTCTACAAACAAAGCCTGTCGTCTAACATAAGTTTCCATGTAATCTTTCTCAACCCTTCTGAAGTTTGGCACTCAATATTTGTGGTTTCCAGTAGAGTTAAGTTATAAAAATAAATGAGCTGTTGGCTGTGGCTGGTTTCTTTATTCACTCTTCGTCTTACTACAGAATAAGGCCTTTCTGTTTCTCTGTATCTTATCAAACTTCATGGAAATATCTACCTCAAATTTGTAGTGAAACACCCCCTATTATTGAAATTACTGGAATTGTAGTGCAAGAACAATGTAGTTTTTCTGATTATTGTAAAAGctgactaatagaaataaaagTGGGATATTTTTTTCCAAGTTTCTTGTTGTATCACCACAGAGTGCTATttgcttttcttgcattttctacCAAATCTATATAATGGAATACACACATCTGTGAACGTGATGCTACAAAATACAAGTTtaagtttcaaaattttccataTTTTGTTAGTTCACTAGATTTTATCCAAAGGGAACTGTCATACTCACTCTCAGTACACCAAACTGAacttagaaaagttaacaaaaTCCCATGATCTGGTGCTGATCAAGCAACTGCTGAAatgttgataaaatttctttatGTTCAGATGTCTTCTGgtatactctctctctctctctctcacacacacacagcATGTGTATGAGTGTTTGTGCTTGTGCATGTGCTACGCTTTGCAAACTCTTCCTTCATATCTGCTTTCAGTAAAAACTTTTTTCTTCCCATTTGTATTTGCCATCTGGTTTCTAATCTTTGTATTCATGTGTCGATGCATTCATGGTATCATTGTATCTGCATATTGATAAATCTCATCTTCTGCCATGTGATATTTATAGTGTTTGTGGTGGTTGGTTGTTTATTTGTCGCATTGTGGTGCTATAACGGACTGACAGCCATCTGTTAAGAGAAGTTTTGCCATTATATTCATCAGAGACTGCTTTCTTCTAAATTATTTGTGTCCTTTTAGTTATTCCACTGGGAACATTGTTTGGTTGCATCTCAGATACTGATATGAGCAGAGAAGAGTTAGGAAATGCTATTACTGTAAGAGCCAAACCAATAGCTCTAATGGTTGTGAAAGCAAATGGCCATAGGGATGATGAAGGAGAGTCAAAACTTGAACCTCACGTGGGGCTGGAGTTTGATTCAGCAGAAGATGCACAGGAATTTTATAATCTTTATGCCACACAAGTAGGTTTCAGAATCAGAATTGGCCAGCTTTATAG
This Coffea arabica cultivar ET-39 chromosome 3e, Coffea Arabica ET-39 HiFi, whole genome shotgun sequence DNA region includes the following protein-coding sequences:
- the LOC113736812 gene encoding uncharacterized protein, with the protein product MGRPPSFFTNLCIRRTPNTHFQNPNSQIRNRNNSNTSKSSAGNGEFVQNSDANVVKIHDFKPQGFTEIAKAVSKIIRSRPRWEETILSEFPTVNFVDPSFYNEVLKHQNNVFLSLRFYYWISSQHGFLPDSVLCTVIFNGLVEAKAAKIAQNFLGFMRFMPEPNDLERFAECLCENGLIEDALEVFDYLKWVNYCPTLKTWNSALSGALQARRADIVWKVYGNMIESGVIADVDTTGYLIDAFCMDDNVWKGYELLRQVVNGGHFPSSVVSNQLIRVFSKSGNYSRMSDVLHIMIAMNQPPGIFTYQEVINGLCKRNMKHEGFRVFNDLKDRGYAPDRVMYTTMIHGLCKMKWLGDARRLWFEMIQKGMIPNEYTYNALIYGYFKIGNLAEAERLSKEMCEIGYGETTVSYNTMIKGLCLNGKVEAAHDLFQQMAERNVACDVITFNSLIQGFCQEGNIAMGTKLLHDLINRGLQPSTASYTVLIEKLCEMGHVEEGTVLWKDMQERGVLPAVCSHDSIIVGLVEQGFLAEGMEWLSNMLESRRRPRQETFERLIHCLSEADKWGDALFVLGSMLKMGYTLNECICLSVVGKLCNDNPSGVEKCIEDVLRTANAS